Proteins encoded together in one Chitinophaga sp. LS1 window:
- a CDS encoding sigma-54 interaction domain-containing protein — MDNIQSIKNRFGIIGNSPVLNYALQVAAQVANTDLTVLIVGESGVGKEVFSNIIHSLSARKHNPFIAVNCGAIPEGTIDSELFGHEKGSFTGAVDSRKGYFETVSGGTIFLDEIGEMPLGTQARLLRVLETGEFIRVGSSKVQKTDVRVITATNRDLLDHTQDGKFREDLYYRLNTVPIRVPSLRDRKEDIPLLFRKFCLDFAEKYKTTSIQLDDESRNILVNYPWRGNVRELKNMAEQISVLAHDKLINVQELRRFLPEVPETPRLPMLAAPQAKANGDFSNERDILYKLFFDMKKDVTELKKMFFEVLQNPNLAHSAPSNYQDSHVLHNFHTQQEVNTNMTSTAIAAPQQPIILQDNNKIDHHEEVEETLSIADKEKELIVKALKKHKGKRKDAALDLGISERTLYRKLKEYNINE, encoded by the coding sequence ATGGATAACATACAGTCCATTAAAAACAGGTTTGGCATTATAGGAAATTCACCGGTACTCAACTACGCCTTACAGGTGGCCGCCCAGGTGGCCAATACAGACCTGACGGTATTGATAGTCGGGGAAAGCGGCGTTGGTAAAGAAGTGTTTTCCAATATCATCCACTCATTAAGTGCACGTAAACATAACCCTTTCATTGCGGTCAACTGCGGAGCTATACCCGAAGGAACAATCGATTCCGAATTGTTCGGACATGAAAAAGGATCATTTACAGGCGCTGTCGATAGCCGTAAAGGTTACTTTGAAACCGTAAGCGGTGGTACCATCTTCCTCGATGAAATCGGCGAAATGCCATTAGGCACACAGGCCCGCCTGCTCCGTGTACTGGAAACAGGTGAATTCATCAGGGTAGGTTCCTCCAAAGTGCAAAAAACAGATGTACGTGTGATCACGGCTACCAACCGCGATCTGCTGGATCATACCCAGGATGGAAAGTTCAGGGAAGACCTGTACTACCGTCTGAATACCGTGCCTATCCGGGTACCCTCGCTACGTGACAGGAAGGAAGACATTCCCCTGTTGTTCCGCAAATTTTGCCTTGACTTTGCCGAAAAATATAAGACCACTTCTATCCAGCTGGATGATGAATCACGTAATATCCTTGTCAATTATCCGTGGAGAGGGAATGTACGTGAACTGAAAAATATGGCGGAACAGATATCCGTACTGGCGCATGATAAACTGATCAACGTTCAGGAACTGAGAAGATTCCTGCCAGAAGTACCGGAAACGCCTCGTCTGCCTATGCTGGCAGCACCACAGGCCAAGGCTAACGGTGATTTTTCGAACGAAAGGGATATTCTCTACAAGTTGTTTTTCGACATGAAGAAGGATGTGACAGAACTAAAGAAGATGTTCTTCGAAGTACTGCAGAATCCTAATCTGGCGCATAGTGCCCCGTCCAATTACCAGGATAGTCATGTGCTACACAATTTTCATACTCAGCAGGAGGTGAATACGAATATGACATCTACGGCGATTGCTGCACCGCAACAACCGATCATCCTACAGGACAATAATAAGATAGACCACCACGAAGAAGTAGAAGAGACACTGTCTATTGCCGACAAGGAGAAGGAACTAATTGTAAAAGCGCTGAAAAAACACAAGGGCAAAAGAAAAGATGCCGCGCTTGATCTGGGCATTTCGGAGAGAACATTGTATAGAAAACTGAAAGAATACAACATTAACGAATAA
- the miaB gene encoding tRNA (N6-isopentenyl adenosine(37)-C2)-methylthiotransferase MiaB has protein sequence MLDQVTKVHDENRQGEALAPEAADIQTYTKKFYIESYGCQMNFNDSEIVASILKEEGFGPTRNVEEASLVLLNTCSIREKAETTVRKRLTEFQKVKQRNPELLVGVLGCMAERLKAKLLEEEKLVDMVVGPDAYRTLPALIEEAETGQKAVNVLLSREETYDDISPVRLDSNGVTAFVSIMRGCNNMCSFCVVPFTRGRERSRDYRSILQEATDLFERGYREVTLLGQNVDSYYWVNPVNDAETVTFANLMEKVAQISPLLRVRFSTSHPKDITDEVLHIMAKYENICNYIHLPVQSGSNRILQLMNRTYTREWYMKKVDRIREILPDCGISTDVITGFCTETEEDHQDTMDVMAYSRYDLAYMFFYSERPGTLAARRYQDDVPEDVKKRRLAEVVELHRGQSLASMQQDVGKTFKVLVEGTSKRSADHLFGRTSHNKVIVFPKENFQKCDYVWVKVDSCTSGTLIGTATGKA, from the coding sequence ATGCTGGATCAGGTAACAAAAGTGCATGACGAAAACCGGCAGGGCGAGGCTCTCGCTCCTGAGGCTGCAGATATTCAGACTTATACCAAGAAATTCTACATAGAAAGTTATGGTTGCCAGATGAACTTCAACGATAGTGAAATCGTAGCTTCCATCCTGAAAGAAGAAGGTTTCGGCCCTACCCGCAATGTGGAAGAGGCCAGCCTGGTGCTGCTCAATACCTGTTCCATCAGGGAAAAAGCGGAAACGACTGTGCGTAAAAGGCTCACCGAGTTCCAGAAAGTAAAGCAGCGTAATCCTGAACTCCTGGTAGGTGTACTTGGCTGCATGGCAGAAAGACTGAAAGCCAAACTGTTAGAAGAAGAAAAACTGGTAGACATGGTCGTTGGGCCGGATGCCTACCGTACCCTCCCTGCCCTCATAGAAGAAGCCGAAACCGGCCAGAAAGCAGTGAATGTACTGCTGAGCCGTGAGGAAACTTACGACGACATCAGCCCTGTAAGACTTGATTCGAATGGCGTAACTGCCTTTGTATCCATCATGCGTGGTTGTAATAATATGTGCTCCTTCTGCGTAGTACCTTTTACACGTGGTCGTGAACGCAGCCGTGACTACCGCTCTATTCTCCAGGAAGCTACTGACCTCTTTGAAAGAGGTTATCGTGAAGTGACCCTGCTGGGTCAGAACGTAGACTCCTACTACTGGGTAAACCCTGTGAACGATGCTGAAACCGTAACTTTTGCCAACCTGATGGAAAAAGTAGCGCAGATCAGTCCACTCCTCCGGGTTCGCTTCAGCACCTCACATCCGAAAGATATTACGGACGAAGTGCTGCACATTATGGCGAAGTATGAAAACATCTGCAATTACATTCACCTGCCGGTTCAAAGCGGTAGCAACAGGATATTGCAGCTCATGAACCGTACTTATACCCGTGAGTGGTACATGAAAAAAGTAGACCGCATCCGCGAAATACTCCCCGACTGTGGCATTTCTACCGATGTCATCACCGGTTTCTGCACAGAAACGGAAGAAGATCACCAGGACACCATGGATGTAATGGCGTATTCCCGTTATGATCTCGCATATATGTTCTTCTACTCCGAGCGCCCGGGTACCCTGGCCGCCCGCCGTTACCAGGACGATGTGCCGGAAGATGTAAAGAAGAGAAGACTGGCTGAAGTAGTGGAACTGCACAGGGGACAATCCCTGGCTAGTATGCAGCAGGATGTGGGCAAGACCTTCAAAGTGCTGGTAGAGGGTACTTCCAAAAGGTCAGCAGACCATCTGTTTGGAAGAACCAGCCATAACAAGGTGATTGTTTTTCCTAAAGAAAATTTCCAGAAATGTGACTACGTTTGGGTGAAAGTAGACAGTTGTACCTCCGGCACCCTGATTGGTACCGCTACAGGAAAAGCATAA
- a CDS encoding response regulator transcription factor has product MPVNIMLADDHRLFTTGIRSLLSADPDIRVTHIATNGQELLDLLCLQLPDIVLIDVNMPVMNGLDATRLIRDRYPKVKVIILSGYNDAYLIAEAMQAGARGYLLKDCNANDLYHTIHLVNSGQTSFPFRPHLPVQNFETDNAFLQQFNLTRREKEILQLISSQHTNQQVADHLHLSIYTIETHRKNIMKKLQLKTPAALMKFILTHPCHSVIFGFYCLVLLS; this is encoded by the coding sequence ATGCCTGTTAACATCATGCTGGCGGATGATCACCGGCTTTTTACCACCGGAATCCGCTCCCTCTTAAGTGCCGACCCTGACATCAGGGTCACCCATATTGCCACCAATGGCCAGGAATTGCTGGACCTGCTCTGCCTGCAGCTTCCCGACATTGTACTGATAGACGTGAATATGCCTGTCATGAACGGTCTGGATGCCACCCGGCTAATCAGGGACCGGTATCCTAAAGTAAAAGTGATCATTCTAAGCGGGTACAACGACGCCTACCTCATTGCCGAAGCCATGCAGGCCGGCGCCCGGGGTTACCTGCTGAAAGATTGTAATGCCAACGACCTTTACCACACCATTCACCTCGTGAATTCAGGGCAGACCAGCTTCCCTTTCCGCCCCCACCTCCCCGTTCAGAACTTCGAAACCGACAACGCCTTTTTGCAACAATTTAACCTCACCCGCAGGGAAAAAGAAATTCTCCAGCTCATTAGCAGCCAACACACCAATCAACAGGTGGCCGACCACCTACACCTTAGTATATATACCATTGAAACCCACCGGAAAAATATTATGAAAAAACTTCAACTCAAGACCCCGGCGGCTCTCATGAAGTTTATATTGACTCATCCATGCCATTCTGTCATTTTCGGATTTTATTGCTTAGTTTTGCTATCCTAA
- a CDS encoding sensor histidine kinase: protein MSTHLFTHFIPSTPLQAAMHFFEYKSGDVTGLLPLLGIWSFIFVLILLLYKIESYKKKESLLLNRIHEQQELEQNIQEAERRRIAADLHDEIGSSLAAIRINLQSLHYSSAHDEQRATTLLELVDQTSQNVRRATHNLIPPHFETTPFTSILQSYFSSLDSQNTIAFHYYCNAYQRHFTTRQELLLYRIVMELTHNIIRHAKASEATIQVLFCPTYLEIMVEDNGIGFSTATHQGIGLISVHTRVRSLGGNIHTDSGRCGTTIIIHIPVSCEHAC, encoded by the coding sequence ATGAGCACTCATCTGTTCACGCACTTTATCCCCTCAACACCGCTACAGGCGGCCATGCATTTTTTTGAGTATAAGTCAGGGGATGTTACCGGTTTGCTGCCTTTACTAGGCATATGGAGTTTCATTTTTGTATTGATCCTCCTGCTGTACAAAATTGAAAGTTACAAAAAGAAAGAATCTCTTCTACTCAACCGCATTCATGAACAACAGGAACTTGAACAGAACATCCAGGAAGCTGAACGCCGCCGTATTGCCGCTGACCTGCACGATGAAATAGGCAGTAGTCTCGCAGCTATCAGAATCAACCTCCAAAGCCTGCACTACAGCTCTGCACACGATGAACAACGTGCCACTACGCTACTGGAACTGGTAGACCAGACCAGTCAGAATGTACGGAGGGCCACACACAACCTCATTCCCCCTCATTTCGAAACCACTCCCTTTACGTCTATATTGCAATCGTATTTTTCTTCCCTCGATTCCCAGAACACGATCGCCTTCCATTATTATTGCAACGCCTATCAGCGTCACTTTACCACCAGGCAGGAATTACTACTTTACCGCATTGTCATGGAACTCACACACAACATTATCAGGCATGCAAAGGCATCGGAAGCCACCATACAGGTACTCTTCTGCCCTACTTACCTCGAAATTATGGTTGAAGATAATGGTATCGGGTTTTCTACGGCTACTCATCAGGGTATCGGTTTGATCAGTGTGCATACACGGGTCAGATCACTGGGAGGAAATATTCACACAGACAGCGGAAGATGTGGTACTACCATCATCATTCATATACCTGTAAGCTGCGAACATGCCTGTTAA
- a CDS encoding GNAT family N-acetyltransferase, with protein sequence MAIRKIQPNDNQTLGSVIQTVLKEFGIDRPGTAYYDPQLYSLYESFQTPGSNYWVVEIDNEIVGCGGIFPTKGLDKDCVELVKFYLLPKARGKGLGKELLLQCISGAKELGYESMYLETMPELTTAIPLYERNGFRHLTAPLGDSGHFACTIWMQKTLM encoded by the coding sequence ATGGCAATCAGAAAAATACAACCGAACGACAACCAGACCTTAGGCTCAGTTATCCAAACCGTTTTAAAAGAATTCGGCATAGACCGTCCAGGCACCGCTTATTACGACCCACAATTATATTCATTATACGAATCATTCCAAACCCCCGGTTCCAACTACTGGGTCGTTGAAATCGACAACGAAATCGTAGGTTGCGGAGGCATCTTCCCCACAAAAGGATTAGACAAAGATTGTGTAGAACTGGTAAAATTCTATCTACTGCCCAAAGCCCGTGGAAAAGGACTGGGAAAAGAATTATTACTACAATGCATCAGCGGCGCCAAAGAATTGGGCTACGAATCTATGTACCTTGAAACAATGCCTGAACTCACCACCGCTATTCCCCTGTATGAAAGAAATGGGTTCCGTCATTTGACAGCGCCATTAGGAGATTCCGGTCATTTTGCCTGCACCATCTGGATGCAAAAAACATTAATGTAA